One segment of Ochotona princeps isolate mOchPri1 chromosome 28, mOchPri1.hap1, whole genome shotgun sequence DNA contains the following:
- the PDE8B gene encoding high affinity cAMP-specific and IBMX-insensitive 3',5'-cyclic phosphodiesterase 8B isoform X3: MRLTQDPIQVLLIFAKEDSQSDGFWGACNRAGYTCSIAHTPEAALQCFLDKHHEIIVIDHRQARSFDAEAVCRSIRATNPSEHTVILAVSSQISDDHEEASVLPLLHAGFNRRFVENSSVTACYNELVQIEHGEVRSQFKLRACNSVFTALDHCHEAIEITSDDHVIQYVNPAFERMMGYHKGELLGKELSTLPKSDRNRADLLDTINTCIRKGKEWQGIYYARRKSGDSIQQHVKITPVIGQGGKIRHFVSLKKLCCTSDNNKQIYKIHRDSGDSTQAEAHSRHRHRRKESLDGKSVSSRGSDAPSLQNRRYPSMARIHSMTIEAPITKVINIINAAQENSPVTVAEALDRVLEILRTTELYSPQLGTKDEDPHTSDLVGGLMTDGLRRLSGNEYVFTKNVPPSHGHLAMPITINDVPASIAQLLDNEESWDFNIFELEAVTHKRPLVYLGLKVFSRFGVCEFLNCSETTLRAWLQVIEANYHSSNAYHNSTHAADVLHATAFFLGKERVKGSLDQLDEVAALIAATVHDVDHPGRTNSFLCNAGSELAVLYNDTAVLESHHTALAFQLTVKDTKCNIFKNIDRNHYRTLRQAIIDMVLATEMTKHFEHVNKFVNSINKPLAAETEGSDCECSLTGKNLPENQTLIRRMMIKCADVANPCRPLDLCIEWAGRISEEYFAQTDEEKRQGLPVVMPVFDRSTCSIPKSQISFIDYFITDMFDAWDAFAHLPALMQHLADNYKHWKTLDDLKCRSLRLPPAS, translated from the exons ATGAGACTGACCCAGGACCCTATCCAG GTTCTACTGATCTTCGCGAAGGAAGACAGCCAGAGTGACGGCTTCTGGGGGGCTTGCAACAGGGCCGGCTACACGTGCAGCATTGCCCACACGCCAGAGGCTGCTCTACAGTGCTTCCTGGACAAGCACCATGAGATCATCGTCATTGACCACCGGCAGGCCCGCAGCTTCGACGCTGAAGCCGTGTGCAG GTCGATCCGGGCCACGAACCCCTCGGAGCACACGGTGATTCTTGCAGTATCATCCCAGAT CTCGGATGACCACGAAGAGGCCTCGGTCCTTCCTCTTCTCCATGCAGGCTTCAACCGG AGATTCGTGGAGAATAGCAGCGTCACTGCCTGCTACAATGAGCTCGTCCAGATCGAGCACGGAGAAGTCCGCTCCCAGTTCAAGCTAcg GGCCTGTAATTCAGTGTTCACAGCCTTAGACCACTGTCACGAGGCCATCGAGATAACAAGTGACGACCACGTGATTCAG TACGTCAACCCTGCCTTCGAGAGGATGATGGGCTACCACAAGGGTGAGCTGCTGGGGAAGGAGCTGTCCACGCTGCCCAAGAGTGACCGGAACCGGGCCGACCTGCTGGACACCATCAACACGTGCATCCGGAAGGGAAAG GAATGGCAGGGCATCTACTACGCACGGCGGAAATCTGGGGACAGCATCCAGCAGCATGTGAAGATCACCCCTGTGATTGGCCAGGGCGG gaaaATCCGGCATTTTGTGTCCCTCAAGAAGCTCTGTTGCACCAGTGACAACAACAAGCAG ATTTATAAGATTCACCGGGACTCTGGGGACAGCACGCAGGCAG aGGCCCACTCGCGGCACCGGCACCGGAGAAAGGAGTCCCTGGACGGCAAGTCTGTGTCCTCGCGGGGCAGTGACG CCCCCAGCCTGCAGAATCGGCGCTACCCGTCCATGGCCAGGATCCACTCCATGACTATTGAGGCGCCCATCACCAAG GTTATCAACATCATCAACGCAGCCCAGGAAAATAGCCCTGTAACTGTGGCAGAAGCGCTGGACCGAGTGCTGGAAATCTTGCGCACCACAGAACTCTACTCCCCGCAGCTGGGAACCAAAGACGAAGACCCGCACACCAGCGACCTGGTCGGGGGCCTCATGACC GATGGCCTGAGACGGCTGTCGGGGAATGAGTACGTGTTCACCAAGA ATGTGCCCCCGAGTCACGGTCACCTGGCTATGCCGATCACCATCAACGATGTGCCCGCCAGCATCGCCCAGCTACTCGACAACGAGGAAAGCTGGGACTTCAACATCTTTGAGTTGGAAGCAGTGACACATAAAAG GCCACTGGTTTACCTGGGCTTGAAGGTCTTCTCCCGGTTTGGGGTCTGTGAGTTTTTGAACTGCTCTGAGACCACGCTCCGGGCCTGGCTGCAAGTGATTGAAGCCAACTACCATTCCTCCAACGCCTACCACAACTCCACGCACGCCGCAGACGTCCTGCACGCCACGGCCTTTTTCCTTGGAAAGGAGCGGGTGAAG GGAAGCCTCGACCAGCTGGACGAGGTGGCAGCACTGATTGCAGCCACCGTGCACGACGTGGACCACCCGGGCCGGACCAACTCCTTCCTGTGCAACGCAGGCAGCGAGCTGGCGGTGCTCTACAATGACACGGCCGTCCTCGAGAGCCACCACACCGCCCTGGCCTTCCAGCTCACCGTCAAGGACACCAAGTGCAACATCTTCAAGAACATCGACAG GAACCATTACCGGACGCTGCGCCAGGCCATTATTGACATGGTTTTGGCCACGGAGATGACAAAACACTTCGAACATGTGAACAAATTTGTGAACAGCATTAATAAGCCACTGGCAGCGGAG ACAGAGGGCAGCGACTGCGAGTGCAGTCTGACTGGGAAGAACTTGCCGGAGAACCAGACCCTGATCAGGCGTATGATGATCAAGTGTGCCGATGTGGCCAACCCGTGCCGGCCGCTGGACCTGTGCATCGAGTGGGCCGGGCGCATCTCAGAGGAGTACTTCGCCCAG ACGGATGAGGAGAAGCGGCAGGGGCTGCCCGTGGTGATGCCAGTGTTTGACCGCAGCACCTGCAGCATCCCCAAGTCCCAGATCTCCTTCATTGACTACTTCATCACGGACATGTTCGACGCCTGGGATG CCTTTGCCCATCTGCCAGCGCTGATGCAGCACCTGGCCGACAACTACAAGCATTGGAAGACGCTGGACGACCTCAAGTGCAGGAGCCTGCGGCTGCCGCCTGCCAGCTGA
- the PDE8B gene encoding high affinity cAMP-specific and IBMX-insensitive 3',5'-cyclic phosphodiesterase 8B isoform X2, which yields MCSTLLSQALPFLVSSAEVRIGPMRLTQDPIQVLLIFAKEDSQSDGFWGACNRAGYTCSIAHTPEAALQCFLDKHHEIIVIDHRQARSFDAEAVCRSIRATNPSEHTVILAVSSQISDDHEEASVLPLLHAGFNRRFVENSSVTACYNELVQIEHGEVRSQFKLRACNSVFTALDHCHEAIEITSDDHVIQYVNPAFERMMGYHKGELLGKELSTLPKSDRNRADLLDTINTCIRKGKEWQGIYYARRKSGDSIQQHVKITPVIGQGGKIRHFVSLKKLCCTSDNNKQIYKIHRDSGDSTQAEAHSRHRHRRKESLDGKSVSSRGSDAPSLQNRRYPSMARIHSMTIEAPITKVINIINAAQENSPVTVAEALDRVLEILRTTELYSPQLGTKDEDPHTSDLVGGLMTDGLRRLSGNEYVFTKNVPPSHGHLAMPITINDVPASIAQLLDNEESWDFNIFELEAVTHKRPLVYLGLKVFSRFGVCEFLNCSETTLRAWLQVIEANYHSSNAYHNSTHAADVLHATAFFLGKERVKGSLDQLDEVAALIAATVHDVDHPGRTNSFLCNAGSELAVLYNDTAVLESHHTALAFQLTVKDTKCNIFKNIDRNHYRTLRQAIIDMVLATEMTKHFEHVNKFVNSINKPLAAETEGSDCECSLTGKNLPENQTLIRRMMIKCADVANPCRPLDLCIEWAGRISEEYFAQTDEEKRQGLPVVMPVFDRSTCSIPKSQISFIDYFITDMFDAWDAFAHLPALMQHLADNYKHWKTLDDLKCRSLRLPPAS from the exons GTGTCATCTGCAGAGGTACGGATCGGGCCCATGAGACTGACCCAGGACCCTATCCAG GTTCTACTGATCTTCGCGAAGGAAGACAGCCAGAGTGACGGCTTCTGGGGGGCTTGCAACAGGGCCGGCTACACGTGCAGCATTGCCCACACGCCAGAGGCTGCTCTACAGTGCTTCCTGGACAAGCACCATGAGATCATCGTCATTGACCACCGGCAGGCCCGCAGCTTCGACGCTGAAGCCGTGTGCAG GTCGATCCGGGCCACGAACCCCTCGGAGCACACGGTGATTCTTGCAGTATCATCCCAGAT CTCGGATGACCACGAAGAGGCCTCGGTCCTTCCTCTTCTCCATGCAGGCTTCAACCGG AGATTCGTGGAGAATAGCAGCGTCACTGCCTGCTACAATGAGCTCGTCCAGATCGAGCACGGAGAAGTCCGCTCCCAGTTCAAGCTAcg GGCCTGTAATTCAGTGTTCACAGCCTTAGACCACTGTCACGAGGCCATCGAGATAACAAGTGACGACCACGTGATTCAG TACGTCAACCCTGCCTTCGAGAGGATGATGGGCTACCACAAGGGTGAGCTGCTGGGGAAGGAGCTGTCCACGCTGCCCAAGAGTGACCGGAACCGGGCCGACCTGCTGGACACCATCAACACGTGCATCCGGAAGGGAAAG GAATGGCAGGGCATCTACTACGCACGGCGGAAATCTGGGGACAGCATCCAGCAGCATGTGAAGATCACCCCTGTGATTGGCCAGGGCGG gaaaATCCGGCATTTTGTGTCCCTCAAGAAGCTCTGTTGCACCAGTGACAACAACAAGCAG ATTTATAAGATTCACCGGGACTCTGGGGACAGCACGCAGGCAG aGGCCCACTCGCGGCACCGGCACCGGAGAAAGGAGTCCCTGGACGGCAAGTCTGTGTCCTCGCGGGGCAGTGACG CCCCCAGCCTGCAGAATCGGCGCTACCCGTCCATGGCCAGGATCCACTCCATGACTATTGAGGCGCCCATCACCAAG GTTATCAACATCATCAACGCAGCCCAGGAAAATAGCCCTGTAACTGTGGCAGAAGCGCTGGACCGAGTGCTGGAAATCTTGCGCACCACAGAACTCTACTCCCCGCAGCTGGGAACCAAAGACGAAGACCCGCACACCAGCGACCTGGTCGGGGGCCTCATGACC GATGGCCTGAGACGGCTGTCGGGGAATGAGTACGTGTTCACCAAGA ATGTGCCCCCGAGTCACGGTCACCTGGCTATGCCGATCACCATCAACGATGTGCCCGCCAGCATCGCCCAGCTACTCGACAACGAGGAAAGCTGGGACTTCAACATCTTTGAGTTGGAAGCAGTGACACATAAAAG GCCACTGGTTTACCTGGGCTTGAAGGTCTTCTCCCGGTTTGGGGTCTGTGAGTTTTTGAACTGCTCTGAGACCACGCTCCGGGCCTGGCTGCAAGTGATTGAAGCCAACTACCATTCCTCCAACGCCTACCACAACTCCACGCACGCCGCAGACGTCCTGCACGCCACGGCCTTTTTCCTTGGAAAGGAGCGGGTGAAG GGAAGCCTCGACCAGCTGGACGAGGTGGCAGCACTGATTGCAGCCACCGTGCACGACGTGGACCACCCGGGCCGGACCAACTCCTTCCTGTGCAACGCAGGCAGCGAGCTGGCGGTGCTCTACAATGACACGGCCGTCCTCGAGAGCCACCACACCGCCCTGGCCTTCCAGCTCACCGTCAAGGACACCAAGTGCAACATCTTCAAGAACATCGACAG GAACCATTACCGGACGCTGCGCCAGGCCATTATTGACATGGTTTTGGCCACGGAGATGACAAAACACTTCGAACATGTGAACAAATTTGTGAACAGCATTAATAAGCCACTGGCAGCGGAG ACAGAGGGCAGCGACTGCGAGTGCAGTCTGACTGGGAAGAACTTGCCGGAGAACCAGACCCTGATCAGGCGTATGATGATCAAGTGTGCCGATGTGGCCAACCCGTGCCGGCCGCTGGACCTGTGCATCGAGTGGGCCGGGCGCATCTCAGAGGAGTACTTCGCCCAG ACGGATGAGGAGAAGCGGCAGGGGCTGCCCGTGGTGATGCCAGTGTTTGACCGCAGCACCTGCAGCATCCCCAAGTCCCAGATCTCCTTCATTGACTACTTCATCACGGACATGTTCGACGCCTGGGATG CCTTTGCCCATCTGCCAGCGCTGATGCAGCACCTGGCCGACAACTACAAGCATTGGAAGACGCTGGACGACCTCAAGTGCAGGAGCCTGCGGCTGCCGCCTGCCAGCTGA